A single window of [Clostridium] hylemonae DSM 15053 DNA harbors:
- a CDS encoding damage-control phosphatase ARMT1 family protein, with protein MRADKECYACCLKKAESLLLQYQVPQSTSAGVLAHIKEQLACADPDTSAPVLMARAMSLLGEQTGITDAFDLPKRKYNELLLRREEEVYDEVMGEKDRFFAALQYAVTGNYIDFGAMSDVEEEKLKELLSARPQVKLDMEEASRLSEDLSRALRLVYITDNAGEIVLDKVFLRVIKELYPKLQVTVLVRGVPVLNDATSEDAALAGMDKIAVVIPNGTDIPGTPIDAISREAREAVDAADLCIAKGQGNFETLRGCGRNVYYLFLCKCELFVRKFQVERFTPVLSNEKRIIQYA; from the coding sequence ATGAGAGCAGATAAAGAATGTTATGCGTGCTGCCTGAAAAAGGCAGAGAGCCTTCTTTTGCAGTATCAGGTGCCGCAGAGCACCTCGGCAGGCGTGCTCGCGCATATAAAGGAGCAGCTTGCCTGCGCGGATCCGGATACTTCAGCTCCTGTGCTCATGGCCCGGGCCATGAGCCTGCTGGGGGAACAGACCGGAATCACGGACGCCTTTGACCTGCCGAAAAGGAAGTACAATGAACTGCTGCTTCGGCGGGAAGAAGAGGTATATGATGAGGTGATGGGGGAGAAAGACCGCTTTTTTGCGGCCCTTCAGTATGCTGTCACCGGGAATTACATAGACTTTGGGGCCATGTCGGATGTGGAGGAAGAAAAGCTCAAAGAGCTCCTGTCCGCCCGCCCGCAGGTGAAGCTTGACATGGAGGAGGCGTCCAGGCTTTCAGAGGATCTGTCCAGAGCTTTAAGACTCGTATATATCACCGACAACGCAGGAGAGATCGTGCTGGACAAGGTATTTCTGCGTGTGATAAAGGAGCTGTATCCGAAGCTGCAGGTGACGGTGCTTGTGCGGGGAGTGCCGGTGTTAAATGATGCGACGTCAGAAGACGCCGCGCTGGCCGGGATGGACAAGATCGCCGTCGTCATACCGAACGGGACAGACATACCGGGAACGCCCATTGACGCCATCAGCCGTGAGGCGAGGGAGGCGGTGGACGCTGCAGACCTCTGTATCGCCAAGGGGCAGGGGAATTTTGAGACGCTGCGGGGCTGCGGAAGAAATGTATACTATCTGTTTCTATGCAAATGCGAGCTGTTCGTCAGGAAGTTTCAGGTGGAGCGGTTTACTCCGGTGCTGAGTAATGAGAAGAGAATTATACAATATGCATAA
- a CDS encoding SDR family oxidoreductase, which translates to MSLNINDFSMDFFSLKGKNAIVTGGNSGLGQAFALALAKAGANIFAFAFVDDDGTTQKLIEDCGVKYTFMQGDLTEDGMCDKVAEKCAEVYGSIDILVNCAGICKIADVLDFGRAEWDPMIAINLTGAFDLSHAVAKYMIPQKSGKIINICSLFSFLGGLGSPAYAAMKAGLMGLTKAYADELGKYGISVNGIAPGYFQTAMTSGTGSANDEKYNKIKDHIPADRWGERQDLMGATVFLASQASNYVNGTVLVVDGGYLVR; encoded by the coding sequence ATGAGCTTAAATATCAATGATTTTTCTATGGATTTCTTTTCACTGAAAGGTAAAAACGCAATCGTTACAGGTGGAAACAGCGGGCTGGGCCAGGCGTTTGCGCTTGCGCTCGCAAAAGCAGGAGCCAACATTTTCGCATTTGCGTTTGTAGATGACGACGGGACAACACAGAAGCTGATCGAAGACTGTGGTGTGAAGTATACATTTATGCAGGGAGACTTGACTGAAGACGGGATGTGTGACAAGGTTGCCGAGAAATGTGCTGAAGTATACGGCAGCATTGATATTCTCGTAAACTGTGCCGGAATCTGCAAGATAGCAGATGTACTTGACTTTGGCAGAGCAGAGTGGGATCCGATGATCGCTATCAATCTGACGGGCGCTTTTGACTTAAGCCACGCAGTCGCAAAATATATGATTCCGCAGAAGAGCGGTAAGATCATCAATATCTGTTCCCTGTTCTCCTTCCTCGGCGGACTTGGCTCTCCTGCGTACGCGGCCATGAAGGCAGGCCTCATGGGACTTACAAAAGCATATGCCGATGAGCTCGGAAAATACGGCATATCTGTAAATGGTATTGCGCCTGGATATTTCCAGACTGCCATGACTTCAGGAACAGGCAGCGCAAACGATGAAAAATACAACAAGATCAAAGACCACATTCCGGCTGACCGCTGGGGGGAGAGACAGGATCTTATGGGTGCCACCGTATTCCTTGCAAGCCAGGCGTCCAATTACGTGAACGGAACGGTATTAGTTGTGGACGGAGGCTACCTTGTAAGGTAA
- a CDS encoding FGGY-family carbohydrate kinase: MSEKYIIGVDEGSQSAKILIFDTKGNIVCEGKHPLKPYNLPEPGLVEHPDDDWWDAICEAAKKCMASFKGNIEDIVGIGLCTIRYCRAYLKADGTLAQPALSWMDVRVAQPYEHTNPDVKYIVASSGYITNRLTGEFKDTVANYEGVWPIDVDKWDWSDDPAAYESTGMPREMLFDLVMPGDVLGYVTKEAAEATGFPQGLPVVATSNDKAVEGLGTGCMGDTTACISLGTYTAAMMEGKEFLRDTKYVWPKFSCVPDKYLYDSNGIRRGMWTISWFRDILGDSYVQAAKEKGLSAEELLSEEAEKVPAGSDGLMTVLDWLAPVDAMYKKGIMIGFDGRHTRGHIYRSILEAVALTMKKHLDDMTGEMGVKLDRVIITGGGSNSDLFMQIFADVFNIPAVRNEVNGAAGLGAAICAAVAAGVYGSFDEAVDNMVRIKDSFEPDAEHVEFYAKMLPIYTDITNHTDDILKKSYELFH; encoded by the coding sequence ATGAGTGAGAAATATATCATCGGAGTAGATGAAGGTTCCCAGAGTGCCAAGATACTTATCTTCGACACAAAGGGCAATATCGTATGTGAGGGAAAACATCCTCTGAAGCCTTACAACCTGCCGGAGCCGGGACTTGTAGAACACCCGGACGACGACTGGTGGGACGCCATCTGCGAGGCGGCTAAGAAATGTATGGCCAGCTTTAAAGGAAACATAGAAGACATTGTGGGAATCGGCCTCTGTACGATCCGTTACTGCCGTGCCTATCTCAAGGCGGACGGAACACTTGCGCAGCCTGCATTAAGCTGGATGGACGTACGTGTTGCGCAGCCTTATGAACATACGAACCCGGATGTGAAATACATCGTTGCGTCTTCAGGCTACATAACCAACCGCCTGACGGGTGAATTCAAGGATACGGTTGCCAATTACGAAGGCGTATGGCCGATCGATGTGGACAAATGGGACTGGTCGGATGACCCGGCAGCTTATGAGTCGACAGGGATGCCAAGAGAGATGCTTTTTGACCTTGTGATGCCGGGGGATGTGCTCGGATATGTGACGAAAGAAGCAGCTGAGGCGACAGGATTTCCGCAGGGGCTTCCGGTCGTGGCGACATCCAACGACAAGGCAGTGGAAGGACTTGGGACGGGATGCATGGGGGATACGACCGCATGTATTTCTCTTGGCACATACACGGCTGCCATGATGGAAGGAAAAGAATTCCTCAGAGATACGAAGTATGTATGGCCGAAATTCTCCTGCGTGCCGGACAAATACCTCTATGACAGCAACGGGATCCGAAGAGGGATGTGGACGATCAGCTGGTTCAGAGATATCCTCGGGGACAGCTATGTGCAGGCTGCGAAAGAAAAGGGACTCTCTGCGGAAGAACTTCTGAGCGAAGAGGCAGAGAAAGTGCCGGCAGGTTCTGACGGGCTTATGACTGTGCTGGACTGGCTGGCTCCGGTAGATGCAATGTACAAAAAGGGCATCATGATCGGTTTTGACGGAAGACACACGAGAGGGCATATATACCGCTCTATTCTTGAGGCGGTGGCTTTGACGATGAAGAAACATCTGGACGACATGACCGGGGAGATGGGCGTGAAGCTTGACAGAGTCATCATCACCGGAGGCGGATCCAACAGCGACCTGTTCATGCAGATCTTTGCAGATGTGTTCAATATTCCGGCAGTGCGCAATGAAGTGAACGGCGCTGCAGGCCTCGGCGCGGCGATCTGCGCCGCAGTGGCGGCAGGCGTCTACGGAAGCTTTGACGAGGCAGTGGACAATATGGTAAGGATCAAAGACAGCTTTGAGCCGGATGCGGAGCATGTGGAATTCTACGCAAAGATGCTTCCGATCTATACGGATATAACAAATCACACAGATGATATATTAAAGAAATCATATGAACTATTTCATTGA
- the surE gene encoding 5'/3'-nucleotidase SurE: MKRPLILITNDDGIHSPGLRAAAEAAADMADIVIAAPHTQQTGMGRAFPDTEDMGVIETESMDIHGRTVRAYGVHGSPALAAAHGILELAGRRPDLCVSGINYGENMGAVLTCSGTLGAAFEAVSHNVPAIAVSLETDLKIQRSNDFQAADFGPAAEVLRTWTARVLEEGMPENVDILNINVPAKPRSPGEYRITTQSRQNYIEFIRPGKRELDRPFSMKSRLYVDEETLERESDIYAVYVDKVASVTPLNIVMSVEMIP, from the coding sequence ATGAAAAGACCACTTATTTTAATTACAAATGATGACGGGATTCATTCTCCCGGCCTGAGGGCAGCGGCCGAAGCGGCGGCGGACATGGCGGATATCGTGATCGCGGCGCCCCACACACAGCAGACGGGGATGGGACGGGCATTTCCGGATACGGAAGATATGGGAGTGATCGAGACGGAATCTATGGACATACACGGCCGTACGGTCCGGGCGTACGGCGTCCACGGTTCTCCGGCTCTTGCGGCGGCTCACGGCATACTAGAGCTGGCAGGCCGCAGGCCGGACCTCTGTGTCAGCGGAATCAATTACGGGGAGAACATGGGCGCGGTGCTGACCTGCAGCGGAACGCTCGGAGCCGCGTTTGAGGCGGTCAGCCATAACGTGCCTGCAATAGCGGTGTCGCTGGAAACAGACCTTAAGATACAGCGGTCCAATGATTTTCAGGCGGCCGATTTCGGCCCGGCCGCAGAAGTGCTGCGCACATGGACCGCCCGCGTTTTGGAAGAGGGCATGCCGGAGAATGTAGATATCCTTAACATCAATGTGCCGGCAAAGCCCCGAAGTCCGGGGGAATACCGTATCACGACCCAGAGCCGTCAGAATTACATTGAATTTATCCGGCCCGGGAAGCGGGAACTGGACCGGCCGTTTTCAATGAAGTCCCGACTCTATGTCGATGAAGAGACGCTGGAGAGGGAGAGTGACATCTATGCGGTGTATGTGGATAAAGTGGCTTCGGTTACTCCTCTAAATATCGTGATGTCGGTAGAGATGATACCTTGA
- a CDS encoding InlB B-repeat-containing protein, whose protein sequence is MIGMRRIKGKIAAFMAVLVMVSMLVSLPGPVSYAAPENTEDKEAQAASESSNAAAADNRHDALSQEAYKEFGLPAGTIEEYTSDEHPLENYEPAPKSWLYMSYMNKTSKNNGQFAVLDSMKALTEKNATLTDKNQKVTGNLDASPIVPYTDNAAASGSGSRIVGKNAVALADGMNDSTIVEMNLYYRETGTFSKTYESGFFFQTMKRQKNGAYLPLTSQNYDIKGGTAFKKLGSRAAAALTAMTAVDLDGDGVDELAVYTPYFTGPSITIFKQKSEKDRMTLEKIGEIPLKDLNTDSDAWQFDQGYGGENFPVVGLSTSSLAGAKEHLIITACCPASVANHSNVSALAIYSMDGGTLKKEYTADMEFVELIKDIPTPYVYRYASAVQADVDGDGQDEIVLAGYNNGRDGYYLNMLTYDKGKYKKVNNTAFKISVSGDTSDITARQHFGMSEAVTLQAAKLNEKDDSDYIFLAGHVLKFKQGDTGDSLEDGEFDVVKSMDLSANKWGDFHFVSSAAVGRFAKDKGGSEQIAVVWQSYSKKDDVTMNISWLWADGTSVKQYNTNEKYLYERGALGYGSSIILCPVSDVNSAAYYQYEGKDFGWSAPQALAAIPAMPYWGELGAGGTPTVSFSVSRERTTGARGDVSLQGGFMAGFDAAAGAGLVGNGLAGGAGFDLEGLIGLAYEFSKTHTKGQERTITADAGRDSAVILSIPIVTYHYKRYLPESKVTQQALDKIIKETGVAPYYENDPSRLIKAGDVIPAGWYSADTVIQFDEVYSSMYVDDYNKLCDKYSTASIPIEKIDMSELYSSDYRKGDPSTYPSQKEEIKSIGGKSAVVGPMAVKSNGGTVEMAFTQESALTSDFAFHLSVDGDIYGQAKGKFCLFANIEVEGKFGAAGVFDLQAGNVSVTTKGEGIKAQLVGPPTEKNFYSYEASLVAWNAAWGKDKKDTLLMVGPLADARKDIPLPPENPYVYEAGTDMALLGWDNSADNGLRQAEKYRVYQDTGGSHKTLVGEADRKENLFVVSGLTPGKDYTFYFTGVGAAPDSLESEYSMPLEVTTKTADSRIHIPADQPEDAYVKVGESAVFSVQNLTPPEGYELHYQWYEYIPDADTHMGDWQVAADNQISDTLTIDNVTAEMDNNKYRLEVQLRKKVPIGNAVTEETVYSRAASLHIGDDSRPSCEITSLTRDKGGADERELKPLKGTYYIAAGQMDKPVSIEASVKEKGGGAVTSGTVTFMYRKDGGTPQPLGGSLLLDGSGIAGTTWTPSEEGRYEFAAVYESDGGTQLVMSAPSVVRAGNLKDSFYLVRYVTDGGTKPPENPYGISRTAGSTPLADASRDYYTFQGWYTKASGEGTKIEELNPEQIARELGGNGIVYTLYAYWEPIQYSIVYEHGHVTGTVQNPNPDSYTIQQYYDLKDPVLPGYEFKGWYEEPSYSTKVFSLPLGGESKDAAGSSTLYAKWEEQEYPIRYILNGFPLLTGPDTYKVTDLPLNLPNPEEPDAEKWRMKQNVPVNNGMQGEKRYVYKEWKDTQGNPITAIPEGTTGEFIVEAGYEREFTAVYLNEIGGEMQSGWYHIYYLHASSFPLTVPGQDDIHKKGFIFDGWYRKYNSTTGEYEDKREYMTYDENVNNVMLYAKWVDDPNQVIVKYHLNYGGSTDYYLPADTYTVKGDTVDRPDDPERDGYTFTGWYLDKACTTEWDFGDKVPDDYENRTLVLYAGWEKNKGSDDTPGGGTVTPGNNGARPGAHTGGKNGGAGQAGARTGDTALPVMWGGIIMISAVVLFIILRRRKQDK, encoded by the coding sequence ATGATAGGAATGCGGAGGATAAAAGGGAAGATTGCGGCATTTATGGCGGTACTTGTCATGGTTTCGATGCTTGTATCGCTGCCGGGTCCGGTGTCATATGCAGCGCCTGAGAATACAGAAGACAAAGAAGCGCAGGCCGCTTCAGAAAGCAGCAACGCAGCAGCGGCAGACAACCGCCACGATGCGCTCTCTCAGGAGGCGTACAAGGAATTTGGCCTTCCGGCAGGGACGATAGAGGAATATACATCAGACGAGCATCCGCTTGAGAATTATGAGCCTGCGCCAAAGTCTTGGCTGTATATGAGCTATATGAACAAGACAAGTAAGAACAATGGACAGTTTGCGGTTCTTGACAGTATGAAGGCGCTGACGGAAAAAAATGCCACGCTGACCGATAAGAATCAGAAGGTGACCGGTAATCTGGACGCGAGTCCGATCGTACCATATACAGATAATGCCGCGGCCTCAGGGAGCGGCAGCAGGATCGTCGGGAAAAACGCGGTGGCGCTGGCGGATGGAATGAACGACAGTACGATCGTGGAGATGAACCTGTACTACCGCGAGACCGGGACCTTCTCCAAGACCTATGAGAGCGGCTTCTTCTTTCAGACGATGAAGCGGCAGAAGAATGGAGCTTACCTTCCGCTCACAAGCCAGAACTATGATATAAAAGGGGGCACGGCATTTAAAAAACTGGGCTCCCGGGCTGCCGCCGCGCTCACCGCCATGACTGCGGTAGATCTGGACGGCGACGGGGTGGACGAGCTTGCGGTCTATACTCCGTATTTTACAGGGCCAAGCATTACCATCTTTAAACAGAAAAGTGAAAAAGACCGCATGACTCTTGAAAAAATCGGAGAGATACCGCTTAAGGATCTGAATACCGATTCCGATGCGTGGCAGTTTGATCAGGGATACGGCGGGGAGAATTTCCCGGTTGTCGGACTTTCTACATCTTCACTCGCCGGGGCAAAAGAACATCTGATCATCACCGCATGCTGTCCTGCCAGTGTGGCGAACCACAGTAATGTCTCTGCTCTGGCCATCTACAGTATGGACGGAGGGACTCTGAAAAAAGAGTATACAGCCGATATGGAATTTGTGGAGCTGATAAAGGACATACCTACTCCATATGTCTATCGGTATGCGTCTGCGGTTCAGGCGGACGTAGATGGAGACGGGCAGGACGAGATCGTCCTGGCCGGATATAACAATGGCCGCGACGGTTATTATCTCAATATGCTCACCTACGATAAGGGGAAATACAAGAAGGTAAACAATACTGCATTTAAAATCAGTGTATCTGGTGATACGAGTGATATCACGGCCAGACAGCACTTTGGCATGAGTGAGGCTGTGACACTTCAGGCCGCGAAGCTAAACGAGAAGGATGATTCGGATTATATCTTCCTTGCCGGCCACGTGTTAAAATTTAAGCAGGGGGATACAGGGGATTCACTGGAGGACGGAGAATTTGACGTCGTCAAGTCCATGGATCTAAGTGCCAATAAGTGGGGAGACTTCCATTTTGTCAGCAGTGCGGCCGTGGGCCGTTTTGCAAAGGATAAAGGCGGCAGCGAGCAGATCGCCGTGGTATGGCAGAGCTATTCCAAGAAGGACGATGTGACGATGAACATCTCCTGGCTGTGGGCGGACGGAACTTCGGTAAAGCAGTATAACACGAATGAGAAGTACTTGTATGAGCGGGGAGCCCTCGGCTATGGCAGCAGTATCATACTCTGTCCGGTCAGCGATGTAAACAGCGCTGCCTATTATCAATATGAGGGAAAAGACTTTGGCTGGAGCGCCCCCCAGGCTCTTGCAGCCATACCGGCCATGCCGTACTGGGGAGAACTGGGCGCAGGCGGTACCCCGACCGTATCCTTCAGTGTATCCAGAGAACGGACGACAGGAGCCCGGGGGGATGTGAGCCTGCAGGGCGGGTTTATGGCCGGGTTTGACGCGGCTGCCGGAGCAGGCCTGGTAGGAAACGGGCTTGCAGGGGGAGCCGGATTTGACCTGGAGGGTCTGATCGGCTTGGCTTACGAGTTTTCTAAAACCCATACAAAGGGACAGGAACGGACGATAACGGCAGATGCCGGGCGGGACAGCGCTGTCATACTATCCATACCGATCGTGACGTATCATTATAAAAGATACCTGCCCGAATCAAAGGTGACCCAGCAGGCGCTGGATAAGATCATAAAAGAGACAGGCGTGGCTCCCTATTATGAAAATGACCCGTCCAGGCTCATAAAGGCAGGGGATGTGATACCGGCAGGCTGGTACAGCGCAGATACGGTCATCCAGTTTGATGAAGTCTACAGTAGTATGTATGTGGACGATTATAACAAGTTATGTGACAAATACAGCACAGCATCCATCCCAATCGAGAAGATCGATATGAGTGAACTGTACAGTTCGGATTACCGCAAAGGTGACCCTTCTACGTATCCGTCCCAAAAGGAGGAGATCAAGTCCATCGGCGGCAAGTCGGCTGTCGTGGGCCCGATGGCGGTAAAAAGCAACGGGGGAACGGTGGAGATGGCCTTTACACAGGAGAGTGCGCTGACTTCGGACTTCGCCTTCCATCTGTCGGTGGATGGGGATATATACGGACAGGCAAAGGGTAAGTTCTGCCTCTTTGCAAATATTGAAGTGGAGGGAAAATTTGGAGCTGCAGGCGTTTTTGACCTTCAGGCCGGAAATGTCAGCGTCACGACAAAGGGAGAAGGGATAAAAGCACAGCTTGTGGGACCGCCCACAGAAAAGAATTTCTACTCCTATGAGGCCAGCCTTGTGGCATGGAACGCGGCGTGGGGCAAGGATAAGAAGGATACATTACTCATGGTAGGACCTCTTGCTGACGCAAGGAAAGATATCCCCCTGCCCCCGGAGAATCCTTACGTGTATGAAGCCGGGACGGATATGGCGCTGCTTGGCTGGGATAATTCGGCTGACAACGGACTGCGTCAGGCGGAGAAGTACCGGGTCTATCAGGACACTGGGGGCAGTCACAAAACGTTGGTTGGAGAGGCCGACAGGAAAGAGAATCTTTTTGTCGTCTCAGGACTGACCCCGGGTAAGGATTACACATTTTACTTCACCGGTGTCGGCGCAGCGCCGGATTCACTGGAGAGCGAGTACAGTATGCCCCTGGAGGTTACGACAAAGACTGCTGACAGCCGGATACACATACCGGCAGATCAACCGGAGGATGCCTATGTGAAGGTGGGAGAAAGTGCAGTGTTTTCTGTACAGAATCTGACGCCGCCTGAGGGTTACGAACTGCATTATCAGTGGTACGAATATATACCGGATGCAGACACGCATATGGGAGACTGGCAGGTGGCGGCAGATAACCAGATATCGGATACGCTGACAATAGACAATGTCACGGCAGAGATGGATAACAACAAGTACCGGCTGGAGGTACAGCTGCGTAAGAAGGTGCCCATAGGAAATGCAGTTACAGAAGAAACGGTATATTCCAGAGCGGCCTCACTGCACATAGGGGATGACAGCCGGCCGTCCTGTGAGATCACGAGCCTGACACGTGACAAAGGTGGAGCGGATGAAAGAGAACTTAAGCCTCTTAAGGGAACCTATTACATCGCGGCCGGTCAGATGGACAAGCCGGTGAGCATAGAAGCATCTGTAAAAGAAAAAGGCGGCGGTGCAGTCACGTCCGGAACGGTCACGTTCATGTACCGCAAGGACGGCGGTACACCTCAGCCACTGGGAGGATCTCTGCTCCTTGATGGTTCGGGAATTGCAGGCACAACCTGGACGCCTTCGGAAGAAGGGCGCTATGAGTTTGCGGCAGTATACGAGTCTGACGGGGGGACGCAGCTTGTCATGTCTGCTCCTTCCGTTGTAAGAGCGGGAAACTTAAAGGACAGTTTTTATCTTGTCCGGTATGTGACAGACGGCGGGACGAAACCACCGGAGAATCCATACGGCATCAGCAGAACTGCCGGCAGTACGCCGCTTGCGGATGCATCAAGAGATTATTATACATTCCAGGGATGGTATACGAAGGCTTCGGGCGAAGGGACGAAAATCGAGGAGCTTAACCCGGAACAGATCGCCCGGGAGCTCGGCGGAAACGGTATTGTATATACGCTTTACGCTTACTGGGAACCGATTCAGTACTCTATTGTTTATGAACATGGACATGTCACAGGTACGGTCCAGAATCCGAATCCTGATTCTTACACGATACAGCAGTATTATGATTTAAAGGATCCGGTTCTGCCGGGGTATGAATTCAAGGGATGGTATGAGGAACCGTCATACAGTACAAAGGTCTTTTCTCTGCCGCTTGGCGGTGAGTCAAAGGACGCTGCGGGCAGCAGTACTCTTTATGCAAAATGGGAGGAACAGGAATATCCGATCCGATATATTCTAAATGGATTTCCTCTTCTGACAGGACCGGATACATATAAGGTTACAGACCTGCCGCTTAACCTGCCAAATCCGGAAGAGCCGGATGCGGAGAAGTGGAGGATGAAACAAAATGTCCCTGTTAACAATGGGATGCAGGGAGAGAAAAGGTACGTATATAAGGAATGGAAGGATACGCAAGGCAATCCTATAACTGCCATCCCGGAGGGAACGACAGGCGAATTTATTGTGGAAGCAGGCTATGAGAGGGAGTTTACCGCTGTGTATCTAAACGAGATAGGCGGGGAAATGCAATCGGGATGGTATCATATATACTATCTGCACGCTTCCAGCTTCCCACTGACAGTACCAGGCCAAGACGATATACATAAAAAAGGTTTTATATTTGATGGATGGTATAGGAAATATAACAGTACAACGGGAGAATATGAAGATAAACGTGAGTACATGACTTATGATGAAAATGTAAATAATGTAATGCTCTACGCAAAGTGGGTGGATGACCCGAACCAGGTGATCGTAAAATATCATCTGAATTATGGGGGAAGTACGGACTATTATCTGCCGGCGGACACCTATACCGTGAAGGGGGATACGGTTGACAGACCAGATGACCCGGAGAGAGACGGCTATACATTTACGGGGTGGTATCTGGACAAGGCATGCACGACAGAGTGGGATTTTGGTGATAAGGTGCCGGATGACTATGAAAATAGGACACTTGTACTTTACGCCGGATGGGAGAAGAACAAGGGGTCAGATGACACGCCGGGAGGCGGCACTGTTACTCCGGGGAATAACGGCGCGCGCCCGGGAGCCCATACAGGCGGCAAGAACGGCGGCGCAGGGCAGGCCGGGGCCCGTACCGGTGATACAGCGCTTCCGGTAATGTGGGGCGGAATCATTATGATTTCGGCCGTGGTCCTCTTTATCATACTGAGGAGAAGAAAACAGGACAAATGA
- a CDS encoding response regulator transcription factor yields the protein MDKVKILVVDDESRMRKLVRDFLGREGYTVLEAGDGMEAMEIFYEDKEIALVILDVMMPKMDGWQVCREIRQSSQTPVIMLTARSEERDELQGFELGVDEYISKPFSPKILVARVEAILRRSHVLGAEEIIDAGGIQINKAAHEVKAEGKQIDLSYKEFELLVYFVENEGIALSREKILNNVWNYDYFGDARTIDTHVKKLRNKLGDKGNYIKTIWGMGYKFEVEE from the coding sequence ATGGACAAGGTCAAAATATTAGTGGTTGATGATGAGAGCAGAATGCGCAAGCTTGTGCGGGATTTTCTCGGACGGGAAGGGTATACTGTTCTGGAGGCAGGAGACGGCATGGAGGCTATGGAGATCTTCTATGAGGATAAGGAGATCGCTCTCGTTATTCTGGATGTCATGATGCCGAAGATGGACGGATGGCAGGTGTGCAGAGAGATCCGCCAGTCCTCGCAGACACCTGTGATCATGCTGACAGCCAGGTCAGAAGAGCGGGATGAGCTTCAGGGATTTGAACTCGGCGTGGATGAATACATATCCAAGCCGTTCAGCCCGAAGATCCTCGTGGCAAGAGTGGAGGCGATCCTGCGGCGTTCTCACGTGCTCGGCGCAGAGGAGATAATTGATGCGGGAGGGATCCAGATCAACAAGGCGGCTCACGAGGTGAAGGCGGAAGGAAAACAGATAGACTTAAGCTACAAAGAATTTGAGCTGCTCGTATACTTTGTGGAGAACGAGGGGATCGCCCTGTCCAGGGAAAAGATACTCAACAATGTGTGGAATTATGACTATTTTGGGGATGCGCGTACGATAGACACCCATGTAAAGAAGCTTAGGAACAAGCTGGGAGACAAGGGGAATTACATTAAGACCATCTGGGGGATGGGTTATAAATTTGAGGTAGAAGAATAG